Proteins from one Pongo abelii isolate AG06213 chromosome 7, NHGRI_mPonAbe1-v2.0_pri, whole genome shotgun sequence genomic window:
- the PPDPFL gene encoding pancreatic progenitor cell differentiation and proliferation factor-like protein isoform X2 — protein sequence MASVPSIGCLLARNQYYRKSSVSSVSSLTGSDSVNFIDDDKPQQGLPEVAESTWWFKSFFHSEPVLSNVRIKDLSATGSLSGRS from the exons ATGGCATCCGTACCTTCCATTGGTTGCCTTCTAGCCAGAAATCAGTATTATCGAA AGTCCAGTGTTTCTTCAGTTAGTTCTTTAACTGGCTCTGATTCTGTTAACTTCATAGATGATGACAAACCACAGCAAG GGTTGCCTGAAGTGGCAGAATCCACCTGGTGGTTTAAATCCTTTTTCCATTCTGAACCTGTGCTTTCAAATGTGAGAATAAAAGATCTGTCTGCTACTGG GTCGCTGTCAGGAAGATCATAG
- the PPDPFL gene encoding pancreatic progenitor cell differentiation and proliferation factor-like protein isoform X3, whose product MASVPSIGCLLARNQYYRKSSVSSVSSLTGSDSVNFIDDDKPQQGLPEVAESTWWFKSFFHSEPVLSNVRIKDLSATGMNS is encoded by the exons ATGGCATCCGTACCTTCCATTGGTTGCCTTCTAGCCAGAAATCAGTATTATCGAA AGTCCAGTGTTTCTTCAGTTAGTTCTTTAACTGGCTCTGATTCTGTTAACTTCATAGATGATGACAAACCACAGCAAG GGTTGCCTGAAGTGGCAGAATCCACCTGGTGGTTTAAATCCTTTTTCCATTCTGAACCTGTGCTTTCAAATGTGAGAATAAAAGATCTGTCTGCTACTGG CATGAACAGTTGA
- the PPDPFL gene encoding pancreatic progenitor cell differentiation and proliferation factor-like protein isoform X1: MASVPSIGCLLARNQYYRKSSVSSVSSLTGSDSVNFIDDDKPQQGLPEVAESTWWFKSFFHSEPVLSNVRIKDLSATGLQMSTL; the protein is encoded by the exons ATGGCATCCGTACCTTCCATTGGTTGCCTTCTAGCCAGAAATCAGTATTATCGAA AGTCCAGTGTTTCTTCAGTTAGTTCTTTAACTGGCTCTGATTCTGTTAACTTCATAGATGATGACAAACCACAGCAAG GGTTGCCTGAAGTGGCAGAATCCACCTGGTGGTTTAAATCCTTTTTCCATTCTGAACCTGTGCTTTCAAATGTGAGAATAAAAGATCTGTCTGCTACTGG ATTACAGATGAGCACTTTGTAG